Sequence from the Paenibacillus tundrae genome:
TGTTGGTGTGGTACAGGGCGTCAGTCAGTCTACGGCTCGTTCCTTGTTCAGTAATCTGATGCCTTCTGGCAGGACAGGGGAGTATTTTGGATTCGTCAACATAACAGGCAAATTTTCCTCTATCTTTGGGCCGTTTGTGTTCGGACTGGTAGGTCAATTAACGGGTTCAAGTCGCTGGGGGATACTGTCTTTAATTTTCTTCTTTGTTGCAGGCATCGCCTTCTTGTTAATGGTCAAAGTACAGCAGGGAATTACGGATGCTCAGCTTGCGGACCAGGAAGATCAGAAGCAGTGGGGCGGACATTCGCCCAAGGTTGGATCAGATATCAATGTATCAGGATAACTTCAAGCGTAGCACTGGGGGAACAGCGATCGGAAGGTTGTTCTGTCATCGGAGTGGCAAGTGTAAATATTCTATAGTTCAATTCACATATCAGCTAAACATGAGATTATGAATCTTATCTGTCACTGGAATCCATCTCATAATCCTATAGAGCTTCAGGTCAGTTCATTCGTTGAACAGATCCTGGAGTTTTTTTATTTGGCGACAAGTCATAAATGAGAAGATGACCGGAATAGGTATGGAGGGGTGATTCAACTACGGTAGCAACGAAGATTCGCACGAAAATTATGAAAAATTGAAAATAAAAGATTGACATGATACATTTTGTATCATAGAGTAAAACTATGAATACATAACGTATCAAAAACGTTGTCGAAAGTACATATATTGTCTAGGCATACGAAATCACGTCTGATCCTCGAGCTTTCCTGAGTATACCAACTGCATGCTTATTATATAAACAAAAGGAGAGGATGCCATTGGTAGATATTCAAGGTAACGGACTTGTATTTTTACTTTGTGTCCCTCGCAGTGGAAGTTCACTCTCCACCGTCATGTTACAAAATCACAGCCGCATATTTGCCACGCAAGAGATGTGGTTCCTAATGAGTCTGGTCGATCTGGCCAAAGCAGAACCTCGCCCCTATGGTGGAAATGCCATCATTCGTCAGTTCTATAGCGCGATGGTGTCTGAGGATGTATTTGAACAAGCATGTCGAAGGTTCGCCCTAGAAATCTATAATGGTTTCCTACAAGGCAGCGGGGCAGACTTCGTTGTAGATAAATCTCCGCGTTACTATTATATGCTGGAATGGCTTGATCGTCTTTTTCCACAGTCCAAGCGAATTCATCTCCAGCGTAATCCACTTTCCATTGCTGCATCATTCAAAAAAGTTAACCGTAACTCAGGCAATGGATTCGAACTCATTCAGAGTTTACAAAGTCCCGAATTAAATATGAGAGCCGTTGACCTGACCTTAGGTTTGCTCAGACTAAATGATTACTTTGAGGTGGAGCATCCTCAAGCTTATGAGATAAAGTATGAACAACTCGTCGCAAGCCCCAAGGACGAACTGGAGAACTTATGTACCTTTCTCGGGATCAGCTACGAAGAGGGCATGGAGCAATATGGACGGTTTGTGGATACAACGAAATCCAATATGTTCTACAGCATGGGTGTAGGCGATCCGTTCTTGGCATCACATCAGGAAGCACACAAGGATTCAATTAACAACTGGAAAAGTATACTTAATCATCAAGAAGTTGAGCTATATTGCCGAACTATTGGAGCAGATTTGTTTCATCGAATGGGGTACAGCCAGCAGTTAGAGGAAGCGGAGCAATGGACGGGTGTACGTTATGAAGCCAGCGCAGATCAAGAGGTTGTGGAACGACTTACACGTCAATTCACAAAAGCAACCGGATGTGAGTGGCAGCCTCATTACCGAATAAAGCCTGAAGCTGCAGCAATACATTCCGAGCTTGAAAGAACAGATGCTACAGATACACAGCAAGCATCAGCACCCGATCCAACGCTAGCTGCATTAGCAACGATAAGGCAATTGGAAGCTGCATTACGGGCTGCGGATCATCGGTTAGAGCGAGGATATAACGAGCGCGAGCGATTAAAGATGCAACTAGCCTCGACGCAAAGCAAGATACAGCGGATCAAATCCTTGATTCCATTTGGTCATCAGCTTAGTGCCTGGGCATCCCAGCGCAAGATTCTACGGGGAGGAAAGTCATGAGCGCCATTGCGGGGATTGTTCACACCGAGGGTCAAGAAGCATTGTGGGAAGATAGTTGGCGGTTGTATGCCAGCTTGGGTCATATTCCAGCGGACACGACAGGAGTGTGGAAAGGCAATGAAGCATTCCTAAGCTGTCATGCACAGTGGATTACACCAGAATCAGTTCATGAAAAAACACCTTTATATGACGAGGCTAGCGGCCTCTCTATTACCGCCGATGCTATCTTGGACAATCGGGAGCAATTAGCAGACCAATTGCAGATATCCAGAAGAGAATTAGCTGAGTTGGCAGATAGTGAGTTAATTCTAAGAGCTTATCAACGATGGCAGACAGACGTGACAAGCAAGCTGCTTGGAGACTTTGCTTTTGCCATCTGGGATGAACGCAAGCGTACGTTGTTTGCGGCTAGAGATATTACGGGCATGAGATCCCTGTACTATCGCCATGATGGACAGCGCTTTGCCTTCTGCACCCTAATGAATCCTCTGTTGTCCTTGGAGGGTGTTTCCAAAGAATTAAGCGAATCCTGGTTAGCTGAGTTTCTCGCGATCCCCGCAATGCATGGCGCAGCAGACATTCAATTGACTGCATATCGGGGCGTGAGGCAGCTGCCTCCGGCTCATACGCTGCTTTTTCGAGACGGTAAGATCGAGTTGAACCAGTATCATCGCTGGGATGAGGTTGAACCGCTTCGCCTCAAATCAGATGGAGAGTATGTAGAAGCATTCCGTGATGTTTTTGCACAAGCTGTAAGCACACGATTGCGGACTCATCGGCAAGTCGCTGCTGCCTTAAGCGGTGGCCTTGACTCAGGAGCGGTTGTTGGTTTTGCCTCAGGTACATTGCGAAGCCAAGGGAAAAAGCTGAACGCCTATAGTTATGTCCCTGTGTCCGATTTCAAAGATTATACACCCAAAACATTGCTTGCAGATGAACGACCTTTCATTCGATCTACGGTGAATCATGTAGGCAACATTTCGGAGAATTATCTGGATTTTGAAGGCAGAAGTCCCTTCAGTGAAGTGGATACATGGCTTGAGATGATGGAGATGCCGTATAAATTTTTTGAAAATTCGTTCTGGATTCGCGGCTTTTACGAAAAGGCCAGTGAGCAGGATGCGGGCGTTTTACTCACTGGAGCAAGGGGCAACTTTACGATCTCCTGGGGACCGGCACTAGAATATTACGCAAGCTTAATGCGAAGTGGACGCTGGGTGAGACTATTCAAAGAAATGAAGCAATATAGTGAACGTACAGGGATGAAATTTTCACGGATTGCTCGAATCACAGCGCAGAAGGCGTATCCAGAGCGATTTCAGTCATCTCGAAGTGGTGGAATTCCACACGCAACCAATCAATTAATTCATCCTGAATTCGCCCAAAAAACAGGCGTGTTGGATCGTTTGGGTTCACTGGTTGTGCTACAAGGTGGGGCACAGGCAGACGCCCTGAAAGTGAGAGCAGAGAAGTTCAACAATTTGGCGATTGCGAGCAAAAATGGGGCAATGGCAACAAAATGTTCACTCCGTTATCGTGCCTGGGAACGAGATCCTACGAGTGATGCACGTGTGATACAGTTTTGCCTCTCTGTACCGATTGAGCAGTATGTTAATCAAGGTACAGACCGATCATTAATCCGCCGGGCAACGTCACCCGAGTTACCGGATAATGTGAGACTGAATCAGCGTGTACGAGGTGTTCAGCCAGCCGATTGGTTACATCGTATGATTCCGGATTGGGGAGCATTCACAAGTGAAATTCGGGCATTGTGTTCTGATAGTCGAGTAGCTGGCATATTAAACACGGATCGAATCTATGCAGCTCTTCAAAACATACCTCAGCCTCGTCCTGAGCTTGCATCGCATCCTGACTTGCGCTTAATGATGCATAGCCTCATTGTGTATCGGTATATCCGGCAATTCTGATACCGGGTGGTGCTATTGATTGGTGCCTAATCCAACATGCACTCATGAAAGGGGGTGAACACAATGCAAATCGAAAAAAAGCAATGGCAAGCTCCAGCACTTGAAGTTTTGGAAGTAAACCAAACCCTCGCAGGTAAAGGTTACAGACAAATCGACTGGATCACAGAACACGATGCTGATCTGTATGATCCACCTGTTTCCTAAGTAAGAAGCAATAAGCATTGTCATTATACTTAAAGGGCGGAAAGGCAATAGCTTTCTTTTCGCCTCCGCCCTTATATTAAGCAACACCAATATAAGGGCTTTTTTTACTTTTTTTAATGGGTCGGCCGTACCGTTCAAAATACGTTAGCTCATTATGCTTACTACTGCAAGCAGATGCTTTAAATATGCATGTTTAATAACTTGCCAAGAGGAGGCGTTTATGTTGTCTCTGCGTTATGAAGCTTATGGATTACATTGGATAAGCCAGATTCACATGCCCGAGCTCCGGATTGTGCCAAGCGGTCATGAACCGATGACGAAGACCACGGACGTATACATAGAGTCCACCGATTTAACTGCCCTGTGGGAGTCATGGGATGTGGGGGAAAGTAACTTTGTATGCAGAGAAGGGAGCCTTTTTTTTCGGGTAGCTGGAACAGGACTCTTCTTCATGGAGCAAGGACGGCGTATCCTGGTATCTCCTGAACCGGGAGCTGAAGAGAAAAAAGTCCGTTTATACATTCTGGGCACATGTATGGCTGTAATTATGATGCAGCGTAGCATACTTCCACTTCATGGGAGTGCTGTAGTCATTGATGGGTGGGCCTATGCATTTGTTGGTCACTCTGGTGCAGGGAAGTCTACATTATCGGCCGCACTTGCCTCACGCGGTTACCCGCTTATGACCGATGATGTGGTTGCACTGACGTGGGATGCAGGCGGAAGAGCCATTGTATCGCCGGGATATCCTCAACAGAAGTTATG
This genomic interval carries:
- a CDS encoding sulfotransferase family protein is translated as MPLVDIQGNGLVFLLCVPRSGSSLSTVMLQNHSRIFATQEMWFLMSLVDLAKAEPRPYGGNAIIRQFYSAMVSEDVFEQACRRFALEIYNGFLQGSGADFVVDKSPRYYYMLEWLDRLFPQSKRIHLQRNPLSIAASFKKVNRNSGNGFELIQSLQSPELNMRAVDLTLGLLRLNDYFEVEHPQAYEIKYEQLVASPKDELENLCTFLGISYEEGMEQYGRFVDTTKSNMFYSMGVGDPFLASHQEAHKDSINNWKSILNHQEVELYCRTIGADLFHRMGYSQQLEEAEQWTGVRYEASADQEVVERLTRQFTKATGCEWQPHYRIKPEAAAIHSELERTDATDTQQASAPDPTLAALATIRQLEAALRAADHRLERGYNERERLKMQLASTQSKIQRIKSLIPFGHQLSAWASQRKILRGGKS
- a CDS encoding asparagine synthase-related protein, encoding MSAIAGIVHTEGQEALWEDSWRLYASLGHIPADTTGVWKGNEAFLSCHAQWITPESVHEKTPLYDEASGLSITADAILDNREQLADQLQISRRELAELADSELILRAYQRWQTDVTSKLLGDFAFAIWDERKRTLFAARDITGMRSLYYRHDGQRFAFCTLMNPLLSLEGVSKELSESWLAEFLAIPAMHGAADIQLTAYRGVRQLPPAHTLLFRDGKIELNQYHRWDEVEPLRLKSDGEYVEAFRDVFAQAVSTRLRTHRQVAAALSGGLDSGAVVGFASGTLRSQGKKLNAYSYVPVSDFKDYTPKTLLADERPFIRSTVNHVGNISENYLDFEGRSPFSEVDTWLEMMEMPYKFFENSFWIRGFYEKASEQDAGVLLTGARGNFTISWGPALEYYASLMRSGRWVRLFKEMKQYSERTGMKFSRIARITAQKAYPERFQSSRSGGIPHATNQLIHPEFAQKTGVLDRLGSLVVLQGGAQADALKVRAEKFNNLAIASKNGAMATKCSLRYRAWERDPTSDARVIQFCLSVPIEQYVNQGTDRSLIRRATSPELPDNVRLNQRVRGVQPADWLHRMIPDWGAFTSEIRALCSDSRVAGILNTDRIYAALQNIPQPRPELASHPDLRLMMHSLIVYRYIRQF
- a CDS encoding paeninodin family lasso peptide, encoding MQIEKKQWQAPALEVLEVNQTLAGKGYRQIDWITEHDADLYDPPVS
- a CDS encoding aldolase, with amino-acid sequence MLSLRYEAYGLHWISQIHMPELRIVPSGHEPMTKTTDVYIESTDLTALWESWDVGESNFVCREGSLFFRVAGTGLFFMEQGRRILVSPEPGAEEKKVRLYILGTCMAVIMMQRSILPLHGSAVVIDGWAYAFVGHSGAGKSTLSAALASRGYPLMTDDVVALTWDAGGRAIVSPGYPQQKLWQSSLDGFGMNEQNYATIHAEVTKYAIPVQHYFHDRAVPLAGIFELDPRPEEASASIQMTEVTGLERLHLLCTHTFRSTLVSRQGLAQWLFETVSRLSASIEVHRITRSGSDFTAFEMVDRIVDHVRKGVYTEQ